In Pseudomonas flavescens, the sequence GCTCGCTTGCCTGTTGCTGATACTGGCCCTGCCGGTCAGCGCACAGATCTACAAGTACACCGATGCCAACGGCAACACGGTGTTCACCAATCAGCCCCCCGAGGGCACCAAGGCCGAGAGTGTCGAGCTGAAGCCGATCAATACCACGGAGCCGGCGGCCGCGCCCGCGCAGCCGGCCACGCCCCGACTGAGCGAGATGCCTCAGAACCCTTATCAGATACTGGCGCTGCGCGACCTGCCCAGTGACGAAGCGCTACGCGCCAACAACGGCACCTTCTCGGTAGGCGTCACCATCGAGCCCCGCCTGGGTCCCGGCCACAGCCTGCGCCTGATACTGGATGGAAAACCCTATGGCTCGCCCAGTAACGTGCCGCGCCTGCAGGTGAATCAGATTGACCGTGGCGAGCACAGCCTGGCGGTTGCCGTCATGCAGGGCGAGCAGATCGTCCAGCAGAGCGAAACGCGCACCTTCACGGTGCAACGCACCAGCACCAACAGCCCGGCCCGAGGTAAGTGATCACCATGCGCGCCCTGCTTTTCGGCCTTTTGCTGATCGCCCTGCCCTGCCTCGCCCAGGTTTATACCTATGTGGATGCAGAGGGTAATCGCGTGTTCACCGATAAACCGCGAGACGGCAACGCCCAGCAGGTGCAGATGGCACCATCCAACCGCATCGAGCCTGCGCAACCGCGCAGCACGCCCCCTACCGCACCAGTCGCACCCCAGCCGGTGCTTGGCTACGAGCTACTGAGAATCACCATTCCGCAACCGGACGCGACCATCAACGACAACGCCGGCAACCTGATCGTCACCGTCAACAGCGACCCAGCTCTGCACCCGGGCCATAGCTATCGCCTGCTACTGGACGGCCAACCGGTCGGCAGCGCCGGGCGTAGTCCGGTATTCCCCCTCGAGAACGTCGACCGAGGCACTCACCAGATCGCCGTGGAAATCATCACCGAGGGCGGCATCATCGTCGAGCGCACGCCCAGCCAGCCTTTCCACATGAAGCGGGTAACCCTGGCCCAGAAGCGCAAGGTTCGCCCCTGCGAGAAAACCGACTACGGCGTGCGTCCGGAATGCCCGCTCAAGGACAAGCCGAAAGAGGAAGACAAGGGCATCATCAGCATCCTGCCTTTCCTGTAATACCCGCCGCGGCGACACGACCGGCGCCGCAAGACACTCCGCCTCAAATCACTTCGCACCAATAAGGTGCGCATCAACGCACCTATTTCTATACTCGTCCCAAATTGGCACACGACGATTTTCATCGTTGCGCCGAAAAGTTGCCAAATCCGGCCCATTGCGCCTTTGCGCGCGTCTTTAGAGGGCTTTGGTTTGCTTCTTGCATTTTCTCCCGCACTGCCGGATGGCCCGAGGTGCGCCTCGACCGCCATACCCTCCGGCCCTTCTGCAGCAAACCGCACGAGGAACGAATTTTGGCTGGCCCACACCCGCAACGAGACACGCCAAGCTGCGCCACGTTGCCAGACAACGGCCATCGCCTTGTCCAGACATCCCCTGCTGGCGGATGCACTGCGGGCAAGCCCCTGGAGCTTGCCCGATGATCATCAATGAAGCCCTGCACCGCCTGCTGCTCGACAACCTGACCACAGCCACGCTGCTGCTCAATGCCGACCTGCGCCTGGAATACATGAACCCTGCCGCCGAAATGCTTCTGGCCGTCAGCGGTCAACGCAGCCACGGCCAGTTCATCAGCGAACTGTTCACCGAAACCCGGGAAGCCCTGGGCGCTCTGCGCCAGGCGGTCGCCGAGGCGCATCCGTTCAACAAACGCGAGGCCGTGCTGACCACCCAGACCGGCCAGAGCCTGACCGTCGACTACGCCGTCACGCCCGTACTCAGCCGCGGCGAAACCATGCTGCTGCTCGAGGTGCATCCTCGTGATCGCCTGCTGCGCATCACCAAGGAAGAAGCCCAGCTCTCCAAGCAGGAGACCACCAAACTGCTGGTCCGCGGCCTGGCCCACGAAATCAAGAACCCGCTGGGCGGCATTCGCGGCGCGGCCCAGTTGCTGGCCCGCGAGCTGCCGGAGGAAAGCCTCAAGGATTACACCAACGTCATCATCGAAGAGTCGGACCGCCTGCGCAATCTGGTCGATCGCATGCTCGGCTCCAACAAGCTGCCATCGCTGGCGGTCACCAATGTGCACGAAGTACTGGAACGCGTCGCCAGCTTGGTCGAAGCCGAGAGCCAGGGCAGCATCGTGCTGGTGCGCGACTATGACCCGAGCATCCCGGACCTGATCATCGACCGCGAACAGATGATCCAGGCCGTACTCAACATCGTGCGCAATGCCATGCAGGCGATAGGCTCCAAGCCCGACCTGCGCCCTGGGCGCATCACCCTGCGCACGCGCACCTTGCGGCAGTTCACCATTGGCTACATTCGCCATCGCCTGGTGACCAAGATCGAAATCATCGACAACGGTCCGGGTATCGCGCCTGAACTGCAGGAAACCATCTTCTATCCCATGGTCAGCGGGCGTGCCGACGGCACCGGGCTGGGCCTGGCGATTACCCAGAACATCATCAGTCAGCATCAAGGCCTGATCGAATGCGAGAGCCATCCTGGCAACACCGTGTTCTCGATCTTTCTGCCGCTGGAACAAGGAGCAACTCCGACATGAGCCGCAGTGAAACCGTATGGATCGTTGACGACGACCGCTCCATCCGCTGGGTCCTGGAAAAGGCCCTGCAGCAGGAGGGCATGAGCACCCAGAGCTTCGACAGCGCCGATGGCGTGCTCGGTCGCCTGACCCGTCAGCAGCCGGACGTGATCATCTCCGACATTCGCATGCCTGGCTCCAGCGGCCTGGAGCTGCTGGCCAGAATCCGCGAGATGCACCCGCGCCTGCCGGTGATCATCATGACCGCCCATTCGGATCTGGACAGCGCCGTAGCGTCCTATCAGGGCGGCGCCTTCGAGTACCTGCCCAAACCCTTCGATGTCGACGAAGCGGTATCGCTGGTCAAGCGTGCCAATCAGCATGCCCAGGAGCAGCAGGGCCTTCACGTGCCGGTCGTACAAGCGCGCACCCCGGAAATCATCGGTGAAGCGCCGGCGATGCAGGAGGTATTCCGGGCCATCGGCCGGCTGTCGCACTCCAATATCACCGTACTGATCAATGGCGAGTCCGGTACCGGCAAGGAGCTCGTCGCTCATGCCCTGCACCGTCACAGCCCGCGGGCAGCATCGCCGTTCATTGCCCTCAACATGGCGGCGATCCCCAAGGACCTGATGGAGTCCGAGCTCTTCGGCCATGAAAAAGGCGCCTTCACCGGCGCGGCCAACCAGCGGCGCGGGCGCTTCGA encodes:
- a CDS encoding DUF4124 domain-containing protein, coding for MRRTLACLLLILALPVSAQIYKYTDANGNTVFTNQPPEGTKAESVELKPINTTEPAAAPAQPATPRLSEMPQNPYQILALRDLPSDEALRANNGTFSVGVTIEPRLGPGHSLRLILDGKPYGSPSNVPRLQVNQIDRGEHSLAVAVMQGEQIVQQSETRTFTVQRTSTNSPARGK
- a CDS encoding DUF4124 domain-containing protein, yielding MRALLFGLLLIALPCLAQVYTYVDAEGNRVFTDKPRDGNAQQVQMAPSNRIEPAQPRSTPPTAPVAPQPVLGYELLRITIPQPDATINDNAGNLIVTVNSDPALHPGHSYRLLLDGQPVGSAGRSPVFPLENVDRGTHQIAVEIITEGGIIVERTPSQPFHMKRVTLAQKRKVRPCEKTDYGVRPECPLKDKPKEEDKGIISILPFL
- the glnL gene encoding nitrogen regulation protein NR(II), translated to MIINEALHRLLLDNLTTATLLLNADLRLEYMNPAAEMLLAVSGQRSHGQFISELFTETREALGALRQAVAEAHPFNKREAVLTTQTGQSLTVDYAVTPVLSRGETMLLLEVHPRDRLLRITKEEAQLSKQETTKLLVRGLAHEIKNPLGGIRGAAQLLARELPEESLKDYTNVIIEESDRLRNLVDRMLGSNKLPSLAVTNVHEVLERVASLVEAESQGSIVLVRDYDPSIPDLIIDREQMIQAVLNIVRNAMQAIGSKPDLRPGRITLRTRTLRQFTIGYIRHRLVTKIEIIDNGPGIAPELQETIFYPMVSGRADGTGLGLAITQNIISQHQGLIECESHPGNTVFSIFLPLEQGATPT